One part of the Phycisphaerae bacterium genome encodes these proteins:
- a CDS encoding type II secretion system protein, with the protein MTPLSRSACAGVANGRYFRREATTLIETLVVIAIIGILITMLLPSLHRTMKMASDTVCKHNLRSIYQSLQVYRLENDGWLPADVKTPPPSPLSNARSSGDVEQSPNVWFLKLFPNYMQDPVALTCPEDPYRLRIIQSPNFMRDPNVADYPSYGINSFMMTAAGGQLADLDRNHPSHPLDTIMVADMGPDTFAGQAPPKPDGKPFSGGPSRNAGQLSWDDGFDMFAQRMQEPWLTTRHWRGINILTLGGGVRSVRTDEVMQRELRFRYEDCLAGGCTLCGLPVQNRLFHYSFAKDRLFWWTGPLRVERLKR; encoded by the coding sequence CCTCTTTCGCGATCAGCCTGTGCTGGGGTTGCAAACGGAAGGTACTTCCGTAGAGAAGCAACCACCCTGATCGAGACGCTGGTGGTGATCGCCATCATCGGCATCCTGATCACCATGCTTCTTCCATCGTTGCATCGCACGATGAAGATGGCTTCCGACACGGTCTGCAAGCACAACCTTCGCAGCATCTACCAGAGCCTTCAAGTATACCGGTTGGAGAATGACGGCTGGCTGCCGGCCGATGTGAAAACGCCGCCGCCGTCTCCGCTTTCCAACGCGCGTTCCTCCGGTGATGTGGAGCAGTCGCCGAATGTCTGGTTCCTGAAGCTCTTCCCGAACTACATGCAGGATCCCGTCGCACTGACCTGTCCGGAGGATCCGTATCGTCTACGCATCATTCAGTCGCCCAATTTCATGCGCGACCCGAATGTTGCCGACTATCCGAGCTACGGGATCAACAGTTTCATGATGACGGCCGCCGGCGGCCAGCTTGCCGACCTCGATCGCAACCATCCCTCGCATCCGCTGGATACGATCATGGTGGCGGACATGGGGCCTGACACCTTTGCGGGGCAAGCTCCTCCCAAGCCGGATGGCAAACCTTTCTCAGGGGGGCCTTCGAGGAACGCCGGGCAGCTTTCCTGGGACGATGGGTTCGACATGTTCGCGCAGCGGATGCAGGAGCCCTGGCTGACCACGAGGCACTGGCGCGGGATCAACATCCTGACGCTCGGTGGCGGTGTTCGGTCCGTCCGCACCGATGAAGTCATGCAGCGGGAGCTTCGATTCCGTTATGAAGACTGCCTCGCCGGTGGTTGTACGCTTTGCGGCCTGCCGGTTCAGAACCGTCTATTCCACTACTCTTTTGCGAAGGACCGTCTGTTCTGGTGGACCGGACCGCTCCGCGTTGAACGTCTTAAGAGATGA